Genomic DNA from Telopea speciosissima isolate NSW1024214 ecotype Mountain lineage chromosome 2, Tspe_v1, whole genome shotgun sequence:
AAATCGTTGTTTAACAATACAATAAGACAGCAAGAGGAAGCCCAATCATGATTAAATTTATAATCAAAGTGAATGACGCATTACCCAAGAGAATATGTCTTCTTCCCCTGTGCTTGAAGTAGGACTCACAGGGCTCTTACTCCGTGCAGTCCACCTCTGCTCTATAGGAGCAGGTGCTGGTATCCCTTCCCTCTCAATGAGCTGCTTCAAATCTTCAATGTATTTAAGGTCTTCCATGCTTGGCTTAGGTAAGGTTCCTGCAGGGAAACAGGTCTCTGAGACCCATTGTTGGCCACCACAATCAAATCCCAGAATTTCATCACTCCAACCCACTCTGTAACCCTCGGACTTCTTCCAGAATTCAGCTTCGGCATGATTGACCTTTATGACATGCTCTTTATTGAGTGGATCAAGTGAAAGAAGTTTATCCCTCAGTTCAGTGATTGAAAGCTCATTTATGCCTGGTTCATTACTTGGTGAAAATTGAGCAGCTGTTCCTACAGCTCTGCATACAAATAGAATGACGATTAGTTAATTAAAATAGCCATAGTAGCAACATAAAAAGTAGTATATGAATAAGCTAAATCTCAGGGGGAAACAATGGGAAAACAAAGAGGTAGAAATGTGAAAAACCTAACACTGTAAGCTGAATCTAGGCAAACAAGCCACCAGATTTAGATGGAATCACCAGAACCAGGGAACCATTGTCATCACTCATCACATTAACTACAACTAATGACTATAATTTACATACAAACTGGCTATAcataaaatataataacaattattctagaaagaaagaatatagACTTGAAGGAACAAAGAGGAATGGTTACATTAATTTGTTTCAGCAATTCTGTTAACTATTCAATCCAACATTTAATGAGATCCTGGATCCACTTAGAGGTGATCTCTTcgaatgaaaaaggaaaatagattGAAAACAtagcaccaaaaaaaagaactgTCAGACAgctttgggcaaccaaaacatgCAATGGAAGGATCTTCGAAACAACAATTGCAATAAGTTCATAACAATATTACATCTCTGCAGTATCATTTACACTTAATAAATAATGAACAATGGCATTACGCATATTTCTTGAGTGACTCCTGGTAGAGTTCACGAACAGGCTGTAGTGCTTCATCCTTTCCATATTTAGGTTTGTACTTAGTTGGACCTCTCCACTTTGAAACAGGGTTGCAACTCACAACCACAACTGTATCTATGTATGGAATCCTCAAGTATTTCACATGCTTATTTTCAGCGAGCCTTTTCCTGCAAAATGATAGCAAACAATATGGTGATTCATGAACCAAATACTTTTTTACAATATGACATGTGATTTAAAAGAATGCCACGGAAAACAACCAATTAATAGCTTGTGATCTGATGACAGAAAAATTAGATGTTATATATGGATAGAGAAACTAAGTACTTGTGATTTTTTCTATTCTCATTCATATCAGAGACAAATGTATGCTCCACAAGCTCGAGTCTCTCAACACATTGGATTGTGACTTCAGCAATCACTCCAAGTCCCCCAAGACCAGAACGAGCTAGATAAAACAGTTCcggatctttttcttttgaaatctctAGTGTTCCCTTGGCGGGAGTAACCAGCTTCATGCTGATCACTTGCTCCTCAATGGGAGGCAATCTTGTACCAGTACCATGTGCACCCACCTGAAAAAGTATtagtacaaaatagaaaactGAGATCCAAACTATGGAGGAGGTGATTTGTATTAGAGTATTTAGCAGTCATCTGTTTGTCACATATTTTGCAACAAGATGGAAAAATTATTTGTTCATTATATAACAAAGACCACCCATGAACAGATTTCTGTGCCCATAATGATGCAACCCAAAGGTTCTATCCActcatttcaaaaaaaatacataatggATAACCAAACAATTCTGATAAAGAACTATATTGTATTAGAATGACAGTGTTTGAAGTCAAATAAGAAGTAGAAgcaaaatgccccaaaaaataAGAGATCTGATACAGAACTAAGCTATTAGAAATACAAAGCTTTTACAACAGGAAACTACATAATTCACAGTTGATAATTgatattaaaatatttaatatgTAAATAAAAACTGTATGGATGAAGATTTATAAGTGAAGCATtacctctaaaaatcatggatGTAATGATTAGTGGGGAAAGAAAATGGTGTACATATTCACAGATGCCTACAGCAGCAAAGATCCAGAATCTGGAGATTGCTTGTAACTACATTAATGGATAAATGGCAAACATCCAtatgtgtttcttttttctctactcagagcaatcaataaaggtgatgTTTATATGTAGTGTTTTTGGGTCCTCCAATTCAATTTCATTTTCCAAAATCAACAGAATCAAGAAGAATCACCTGAAACTGGTTTGAGTGCATAGAGAAATTAGGCAAATTAATGggagaaaaaaattgaagaatgaaGGGTCTTTGGAGAGAGCTTGTCAAAATTTAAATGAACCTTGTATGAAAGCCAGGGATcttggaaaacaaaaaacaaaatatttgaaaaagaaaactacaatactTCTActtgtactcttttttttttttttgtataaaataGCTCTTTAATAAGAAGATAAACAAAGGGTTAAAAAACCATATATAGCTCTCTAAAGATCTAGAAACTTCCCTAAAATTGAAGACAAAAAATACCATTGAAAAGTAGGTTTACTTAATGACAATTTCtttattaattagttatttATATGTAGAAATATCACCAATAAAACATATACTCAACTTCCTACACACAAATGTGAGTTAAAATTGCATGAAAATACAAAATATGTAAAGTTTCAAATAATGACACCAAATGgaacaatgaaaaaaatataccCAGACACTCCCTACCATTCTCACTCTCACACCTTCTCACTGCATTCAACCATCGCCTtacctctctccctctcatctaCCCCCCCCTCTTGTCACCAGACAACCCCTTACTTTCGTAGCAGATATACTCAGTTCTTTCAATTCTGTCCTCATTGACTCTGTTGTCTTCTATTTCCTGAAGTAGATCTTTAACCAGAATCATTTGTCAATGCAGGCTTAATTACAGCCTGCTACCAGCAGGCTATTTAGGACTTTTGATCCTTTGCCTATGCATCAACCCTGCGAACTCTAAGCACCCGATTCCTGATCTAATTCATTCTATACGTTAAACAACAAAAAAGTTAAGAAACAATTATCAGGCCCATTAATGCCTCCAAACAAAGGAGAGTGCTCCTAAGACAACAGAGATTCATTAAGTACTTCTACATGGGATCAAGGTATCATTTGCACAATGTAAACGAACTATCTGGGTACCAATCTGCCTAGAGAAACCTCTATAACACTTCCTTTGAAAGGAGGATAAAGGGGCTCAAAAGGAACCTTAGGGGAAAAAATTACCAACATTGAGCTGCAAATCTAAATTCAATTCCTCCATTTTACGCCAAATTCTTAAGTTGCAAGTAATCCAcaatgaagttatgggagagcgttattgaaacccacttaagaaaggaaactactatttcagagaaccaatttggttttaagTCAGGAAGATCCACGATCGAAGCTATTTTCTTACTTAGTTGACAAAAGGAAATATATAGAGAGGGCAAGAGGGATCTCCATGTGGTCTTTTATTGATCTAGAAAAAGCCTACGCTAGAGTctctagagagttaatctggaatATACTAGAGAAGAGCAGGGTGTCaggtaaatatgtggacataattgaagatatgtatgatggtgtgatGATTAGCTTCAGAATTGTGGGgagtcaaggtagtgaattcctaattacaattggcttacatcaaggatcatccttaagcccttatttgctTGTGAATATCATGGATGACTTAACCAGATgcatacaagatgaggttccttggtctATGCTCTTTGCGGATGATATTAGTTTGGTGGGCGAGACAAAAGCcgggattaatgccaagttggagctatggagatcaaccttggaatcaaaaggtcttaagataagtagaactaagaAGAATCTATAGTGTGTAACTTTAGCTACACTAGGatagataatgaggtggtgaat
This window encodes:
- the LOC122649967 gene encoding L-galactono-1,4-lactone dehydrogenase, mitochondrial-like, translating into MKLVTPAKGTLEISKEKDPELFYLARSGLGGLGVIAEVTIQCVERLELVEHTFVSDMNENRKNHKKRLAENKHVKYLRIPYIDTVVVVSCNPVSKWRGPTKYKPKYGKDEALQPVRELYQESLKKYAAVGTAAQFSPSNEPGINELSITELRDKLLSLDPLNKEHVIKVNHAEAEFWKKSEGYRVGWSDEILGFDCGGQQWVSETCFPAGTLPKPSMEDLKYIEDLKQLIEREGIPAPAPIEQRWTARSKSPVSPTSSTGEEDIFSWVGIIMYLPTMDARQRKEITEEFFHYRRLTQSRLWDEYSSYEHWAKIEVPKDKEELATLQERLKKRFPVDTYNKVRRELDPHKIFSNAMC